A single window of Candidatus Chlorobium masyuteum DNA harbors:
- the bchH gene encoding magnesium chelatase subunit H yields the protein MSNRRKIVAVVGLEQYNAGLWRKIKGLLDSEAELTQLSDIDLEKQYPEAATAIQEADCVFMSMINFKEQIDWFKKQLELATNEKTIFIFESMPEAMALTKVGSYSVGDGKAGMPDMVKKVAKMLVKGRDEDALYGYMKLMKIMRTILPLVPNKAKDFKNWLMVYSYWMQPTPENIANMFRLILREYFNEPVTVGAIVDVPNMGLYHPDAPDYFKDVKSFKNWSKKRGINFDKGQKISILFFRKHLIQEKTYIDNTIRVLEKQGIHVFPAFVMGVEGHVLVRDWLIKEKIDLLINMMGFGLVGGPAGSTKPGTAAEARQEIMERLDTPYIVAQPLLTQEFESWKELGVSPMQMTFTYAIPEMDGAICPVILGALQDGKIETVHERLERLALLSKQWLRLRATENRDKKLAFVVYDYPPGLGKKGTAALLDVPRSLFSILQSLKKAGYNVGQLPESPEALFEAIDRSTDYQIQQNKPDALKVNSEKFRELTSSRERERIEARWNGFPGDIVPMGTDDVFIGGMRFGNIFIGVQPRMAVQGDPMRLLFDKENTPHHQYIAFYRWISREFGAHALVHVGMHGSVEWMPGLQTGLTGDCWPDALLGEVPHFYIYPVNNPSESTIAKRRGLATMVSHVVPPLARAGLYKELPALKELLADYRERFLGTAHEGSMDGSGVEEAIMQKAELLNLTDDCPRREQEGFGDFVSRLYSYVAELENRLISNSLHVFGEASPLESQIITITETLKNRGEDGRTLPTILMKSSGKNGHYGSYEEVSLRSRQGDEEAIIMREWIEQACRDFVQQVFFDRKNAAGAFASITGGTQLPAEYAPFIDQLTMDGGKLLYALRDNTGEMSALLRVLDGRYIASGPGGDLVRDGVSVLPSGRNIHSIDPWRIPSELAFKRGTLIADSIVKKHLEENDGLYPETIAQVLWGLDTIKTKGEAVAVVIRLLGAEPAYDAFGKISHYSLVPLEKLGRPRIDVLMQLSPIFRDAFGLLMDQLDRLVKEAAKADEPHEMNYIKKHVDEALATGVEFDSATARQFTQSPGAYGTYVDDMVEDSAWETENDLDDLFIRRNSSAYGGGRKGEKETEILQKLLGSVDRVVHQVDSTEFGISDIDHYFSSSGSLQLAARRRNTKGGDIKLNYVESFTSDIKVDDAEKSLRIEYRSKLLNPKWFEGMLKHGHSGAGEISNRVTYMLGWDAVTKSVDDWVYKKTAETYALDPEMRERLATLNPQAIKNIVGRMLEAHGRGMWKADQDMISELQEIYADLEDRLEGMSDDK from the coding sequence ATGTCAAATCGTCGTAAAATTGTCGCAGTTGTAGGCCTTGAGCAGTACAATGCCGGCCTATGGAGAAAGATCAAGGGACTTCTTGACAGTGAAGCCGAGCTTACCCAGTTGAGTGATATTGATCTCGAAAAGCAGTACCCTGAAGCGGCAACAGCCATTCAGGAGGCCGACTGTGTTTTCATGAGCATGATCAATTTCAAGGAGCAGATTGACTGGTTTAAAAAACAGCTCGAACTTGCGACCAACGAGAAAACCATCTTTATTTTTGAGTCGATGCCCGAGGCCATGGCGCTCACCAAAGTCGGAAGCTATTCGGTTGGTGACGGGAAGGCAGGTATGCCGGATATGGTGAAAAAGGTGGCGAAAATGCTGGTCAAGGGTCGTGATGAAGATGCGCTTTACGGTTATATGAAGCTCATGAAGATCATGCGCACCATTCTGCCGCTTGTGCCCAACAAGGCCAAGGATTTCAAGAACTGGCTGATGGTCTACTCCTACTGGATGCAGCCGACTCCGGAGAATATTGCCAACATGTTCCGCCTGATTCTGCGTGAATATTTCAATGAGCCGGTAACCGTTGGTGCGATCGTTGATGTTCCGAATATGGGACTCTATCATCCTGATGCGCCTGACTATTTCAAGGATGTCAAGAGTTTTAAGAACTGGTCAAAAAAACGCGGCATAAACTTCGACAAGGGGCAGAAAATCAGCATTCTCTTTTTCCGGAAGCACCTTATCCAGGAAAAGACCTATATCGACAATACCATACGTGTGCTTGAAAAACAGGGAATTCATGTATTTCCTGCATTTGTCATGGGTGTAGAGGGCCATGTGCTGGTGCGTGACTGGCTGATCAAGGAGAAAATCGACCTTCTGATCAACATGATGGGGTTTGGGCTTGTCGGAGGGCCGGCGGGTTCCACCAAGCCGGGAACTGCCGCAGAGGCGCGTCAGGAGATCATGGAAAGGCTTGATACTCCCTATATTGTTGCCCAGCCGCTCCTGACCCAGGAGTTTGAGTCCTGGAAGGAGCTCGGTGTCTCTCCCATGCAGATGACCTTTACCTACGCTATTCCGGAGATGGATGGAGCAATCTGTCCGGTTATTCTCGGTGCGTTGCAGGATGGCAAGATCGAGACCGTTCATGAGCGTCTCGAGCGCCTTGCACTGCTTTCCAAACAGTGGCTCCGTCTGAGGGCAACGGAAAACCGTGATAAAAAGCTTGCATTTGTTGTCTATGACTATCCTCCCGGTCTTGGTAAAAAGGGAACGGCAGCGCTGCTTGACGTTCCAAGATCACTCTTTTCTATTCTCCAGAGTCTCAAAAAGGCAGGATACAATGTCGGACAGCTTCCGGAGAGCCCCGAAGCACTCTTTGAGGCGATTGACCGGTCAACCGATTACCAGATTCAGCAGAACAAGCCTGATGCACTTAAGGTCAATTCGGAAAAATTCAGGGAGCTCACCTCTTCACGGGAGCGTGAGCGCATTGAGGCGCGCTGGAATGGCTTCCCGGGTGATATTGTCCCCATGGGAACGGATGATGTGTTTATCGGAGGCATGCGGTTCGGAAATATCTTCATCGGTGTACAGCCCCGCATGGCGGTTCAGGGTGATCCGATGAGGTTGCTTTTTGACAAGGAGAACACACCGCACCATCAGTATATCGCCTTCTACCGCTGGATCAGCCGTGAGTTCGGGGCTCATGCCCTTGTTCATGTCGGTATGCACGGTTCGGTTGAATGGATGCCGGGTCTTCAGACCGGTCTTACCGGTGACTGCTGGCCTGACGCTCTTTTGGGTGAGGTGCCGCATTTCTACATCTATCCGGTCAACAACCCCAGCGAGTCGACCATTGCAAAACGGCGCGGTCTTGCCACCATGGTATCCCATGTGGTGCCGCCACTGGCCCGTGCAGGCCTCTACAAGGAGCTTCCGGCACTTAAAGAGCTGCTTGCCGATTATCGCGAGCGCTTTTTGGGCACAGCCCATGAGGGGAGTATGGATGGTTCAGGTGTTGAAGAGGCTATCATGCAGAAAGCAGAGCTGCTCAACCTGACCGATGACTGCCCGAGAAGGGAGCAGGAGGGGTTCGGGGATTTTGTCAGCAGGCTTTACAGCTATGTGGCTGAGCTTGAAAACCGGCTTATTTCCAATTCTTTGCATGTTTTCGGTGAGGCAAGTCCGCTTGAGTCGCAGATTATCACGATTACTGAAACCCTCAAGAATCGTGGTGAGGATGGCAGGACCCTGCCCACTATTCTTATGAAATCATCCGGCAAAAACGGCCATTACGGCAGTTATGAGGAGGTCAGTCTTCGCTCAAGACAGGGAGATGAAGAGGCTATCATCATGCGCGAGTGGATTGAGCAGGCGTGCCGCGATTTTGTACAGCAGGTATTCTTTGACCGCAAAAATGCAGCGGGCGCTTTTGCATCTATTACCGGCGGCACGCAGCTTCCGGCTGAATATGCGCCCTTTATTGATCAGCTCACCATGGATGGCGGCAAACTGCTCTACGCGCTGCGCGATAATACCGGTGAGATGAGTGCGCTGTTGCGGGTTCTTGACGGTCGCTACATCGCTTCAGGTCCCGGCGGCGACCTGGTGCGTGACGGTGTCAGCGTGCTTCCTTCGGGCCGCAATATTCACTCCATTGATCCGTGGAGAATTCCCTCTGAACTTGCCTTCAAACGCGGGACGCTCATTGCCGACAGCATCGTCAAAAAGCATCTTGAGGAAAACGATGGACTCTATCCGGAGACTATAGCCCAGGTGCTCTGGGGGCTTGACACCATTAAAACAAAAGGTGAGGCGGTTGCCGTGGTTATCAGGCTGCTTGGCGCAGAGCCGGCCTATGACGCGTTCGGCAAAATCAGTCACTACAGTCTGGTGCCGCTTGAAAAGCTCGGTCGTCCGAGAATCGATGTGCTTATGCAGCTCAGCCCGATTTTCCGTGATGCTTTCGGTCTGCTTATGGACCAGCTTGACCGCCTTGTCAAGGAGGCAGCCAAAGCCGATGAGCCGCATGAGATGAACTATATCAAAAAACATGTCGATGAAGCGCTTGCTACCGGTGTGGAGTTCGACAGTGCAACCGCCCGTCAGTTTACCCAGTCTCCCGGCGCTTACGGTACCTATGTTGATGATATGGTTGAAGATTCAGCATGGGAGACCGAAAACGATCTTGATGACCTCTTTATCCGCCGCAACAGCAGCGCATACGGCGGTGGAAGAAAAGGGGAGAAGGAGACCGAGATCCTGCAGAAACTGCTCGGTTCGGTTGACCGGGTTGTCCACCAGGTTGACTCGACCGAGTTTGGTATTTCCGATATCGATCACTACTTCTCCTCATCCGGATCCCTGCAGCTTGCTGCACGGCGACGCAATACAAAGGGGGGAGACATCAAGCTCAACTATGTGGAGTCATTCACCTCCGATATCAAGGTTGATGATGCCGAGAAATCGCTGCGTATCGAGTACCGTTCAAAACTGCTCAATCCGAAATGGTTTGAAGGGATGCTCAAGCACGGCCACAGCGGTGCAGGCGAAATCAGCAA